In Vigna radiata var. radiata cultivar VC1973A chromosome 3, Vradiata_ver6, whole genome shotgun sequence, the following proteins share a genomic window:
- the LOC106757634 gene encoding WAT1-related protein At2g37460-like isoform X1, producing the protein MNVLSKTALNRGMSNYVFVVYCYVFAFVVMAPFVVFVEKRVKLKMAFSIFMKIMILSLLESVISQNLYFLGMKYSTAAFAVSMYNILPTITFVMAWILRLEKIKLKSTRSQAKVVGTLATVAGAMIMTLIKGPILDLFGTHANNTNNLQNGGVNLEHAIKGSVMIIISCFSCACFMILQAITIEAYPAELSLTAWICLLGTVEGGIVALVMERNNFSAWSLKWDTKLFVAVYSGIVCSGLAYYIQGVMMKDRGPVFVTTFNPLCMVIVTIMGSFFLAEQMCLGRAIDAIVIIVGLYMVVWG; encoded by the exons ATGAATGTTCTATCCAAGACTGCACTCAACAGGGGAATGAGTAACTATGTATTTGTTGTGTACTGTTATGTTTTTGCCTTTGTTGTCATGGCTCCTTTTGTAGTTTTCGTGGAGAA GAGAGTGAAGCTGAAGATGGCGTTCTCAATCTTCATGAAGATAATGATTCTCAGCCTGCTAGA GTCAGTTATTAGtcaaaatttatactttttggGGATGAAATACAGCACAGCAGCCTTTGCTGTTTCCATGTACAATATTCTCCCGACCATTACCTTTGTCATGGCTTGGATTCTTAG GCTTgagaagataaaattaaaaagcacACGCAGTCAAGCAAAGGTGGTGGGAACTTTAGCAACTGTTGCAGGTGCCATGATCATGACACTGATAAAGGGTCCAATACTTGATCTTTTTGGAACACACGCTAACAATACAAACAACCTGCAAAATGGTGGGGTAAATCTTGAACATGCAATAAAGGGATCAGTGATGATCATAATTAGCTGCTTTAGTTGCGCTTGTTTCATGATTCTCCAA GCTATTACCATTGAAGCTTACCCTGCCGAGCTCTCTCTTACAGCATGGATATGCTTATTGGGAACGGTTGAAGGTGGCATAGTGGCACTGGTTATGGAAAGGAATAACTTTTCAGCTTGGTCTCTGAAATGGGACACGAAATTGTTTGTTGCTGTCTACAGT GGCATAGTTTGCTCAGGATTAGCTTATTACATCCAAGGAGTGATGATGAAAGATAGAGGTCCGGTCTTTGTGACTACTTTTAACCCTCTCTGCATGGTCATTGTGACTATCATGGGCTCCTTCTTTCTGGCAGAACAAATGTGCCTTGGAAG GGCAATTGATGCTATCGTGATTATTGTAGGACTGTATATGGTGGTGTGGGGGTAA
- the LOC106757634 gene encoding WAT1-related protein At2g37460-like isoform X2, translating to MAFSIFMKIMILSLLESVISQNLYFLGMKYSTAAFAVSMYNILPTITFVMAWILRLEKIKLKSTRSQAKVVGTLATVAGAMIMTLIKGPILDLFGTHANNTNNLQNGGVNLEHAIKGSVMIIISCFSCACFMILQAITIEAYPAELSLTAWICLLGTVEGGIVALVMERNNFSAWSLKWDTKLFVAVYSGIVCSGLAYYIQGVMMKDRGPVFVTTFNPLCMVIVTIMGSFFLAEQMCLGRTVYGGVGVKAKTTSHQVQLLKRICCQPSKQ from the exons ATGGCGTTCTCAATCTTCATGAAGATAATGATTCTCAGCCTGCTAGA GTCAGTTATTAGtcaaaatttatactttttggGGATGAAATACAGCACAGCAGCCTTTGCTGTTTCCATGTACAATATTCTCCCGACCATTACCTTTGTCATGGCTTGGATTCTTAG GCTTgagaagataaaattaaaaagcacACGCAGTCAAGCAAAGGTGGTGGGAACTTTAGCAACTGTTGCAGGTGCCATGATCATGACACTGATAAAGGGTCCAATACTTGATCTTTTTGGAACACACGCTAACAATACAAACAACCTGCAAAATGGTGGGGTAAATCTTGAACATGCAATAAAGGGATCAGTGATGATCATAATTAGCTGCTTTAGTTGCGCTTGTTTCATGATTCTCCAA GCTATTACCATTGAAGCTTACCCTGCCGAGCTCTCTCTTACAGCATGGATATGCTTATTGGGAACGGTTGAAGGTGGCATAGTGGCACTGGTTATGGAAAGGAATAACTTTTCAGCTTGGTCTCTGAAATGGGACACGAAATTGTTTGTTGCTGTCTACAGT GGCATAGTTTGCTCAGGATTAGCTTATTACATCCAAGGAGTGATGATGAAAGATAGAGGTCCGGTCTTTGTGACTACTTTTAACCCTCTCTGCATGGTCATTGTGACTATCATGGGCTCCTTCTTTCTGGCAGAACAAATGTGCCTTGGAAG GACTGTATATGGTGGTGTGGGGGTAAAAGCAAAGACTACCAGTCATCAAGTACAATTACTGAAAAGAATATGTTGTCAGCCAAGCAAACAATAG
- the LOC106757141 gene encoding zinc finger protein ZAT11, which translates to MNMKRQRETEGFATIDLANCLMLLSCPQQNKLQRKHVEDVEFECKTCKRKFSSFQALGGHRASHKRSKLEGDELKAQPIGLSLGIKKPKMHECTICGQEFSLGQALGGHMRRHRASINGDFSSVKYVAQVPILKRSNSTRGMCMDLNLTPLENDFNLLFGKTSLNAGALV; encoded by the coding sequence ATGAATATGAAGAGACAGAGAGAAACTGAGGGGTTTGCAACGATTGATTTGGCAAATTGTCTAATGCTTCTATCATGCCCCCAACAAAATAAGTTACAGAGAAAACATGTTGAGGATGTGGAATTTGAGTGCAAGACATGCAAGCGAAAGTTCTCGTCTTTTCAAGCATTGGGTGGCCATAGGGCTAGCCACAAAAGGTCGAAACTTGAGGGAGATGAACTCAAAGCACAGCCTATAGGTCTAAGTTTGGGAATTAAGAAACCCAAAATGCACGAGTGTACCATTTGTGGACAAGAATTCTCATTGGGACAAGCACTTGGAGGCCACATGAGAAGACACAGAGCTTCCATTAATGGAGATTTTTCTTCAGTTAAGTATGTTGCACAAGTACCCATTTTGAAAAGATCAAATAGCACGAGGGGTATGTGCATGGACTTGAACCTAACACCCTTAGAGAATGACTTCAATTTATTGTTTGGAAAAACCTCACTCAATGCTGGTGCCTTAGTCTGA
- the LOC106757142 gene encoding zinc finger protein ZAT11, with product MVAMKRQRGNEGSENLDLAKCLMLFSCPEESNKAQEKGFGSLEFECKTCNRRFSSFQALGGHRASHKRQKVEGEELKEQGKSLSLWSKPKMHECSICGQEFSLGQALGGHMRKHRGISNEGFVPIPSIDQVIAKFPVLKRSNSTRVTCLDLELHL from the coding sequence ATGGTAGCAATGAAGAGACAACGTGGTAACGAAGGATCGGAGAACTTAGATTTGGCAAAGTGTCTTATGCTGTTCTCTTGTCCTGAAGAAAGCAACAAAGCGCAAGAGAAAGGTTTTGGATCTCTGGAATTTGAGTGCAAGACGTGCAACCGCAGGTTCTCATCTTTTCAAGCACTGGGAGGGCACAGGGCAAGCCACAAGAGGCAGAAAGTTGAAGGGGAAGAACTGAAAGAACAGGGAAAAAGTCTTAGCTTGTGGAGCAAACCCAAAATGCACGAGTGTTCCATCTGTGGCCAAGAATTCTCTCTGGGGCAGGCTCTGGGAGGACACATGAGAAAACACAGAGGTATCAGCAACGAAGGCTTTGTTCCTATTCCTTCCATCGACCAAGTTATTGCGAAATTCCCAGTTCTGAAAAGGTCCAACAGCACCAGGGTTACGTGCTTGGACTTGGAGTTACACCTGTAG